One part of the Solanum dulcamara chromosome 8, daSolDulc1.2, whole genome shotgun sequence genome encodes these proteins:
- the LOC129898875 gene encoding fructokinase: MAFNGSASSSGLIVSFGEMLIDFVPTVSGVSLAEAPGFLKAPGGAPANVAIAVTRLGGKSAFVGKLGDDEFGHMLAGILKTNGVQADGINFDKGARTALAFVTLRADGEREFMFYRNPSADMLLTPDELNLDLIRSAKVFHYGSISLIVEPCRSAHLKAMEVAKEAGALLSYDPNLRLPLWPSEEEARKQIKSIWNYADLIKVSDVELEFLTGSNKIDDESAMSLWHPNLKLLLVTLGEKGCNYYTKKFHGSVGAFHVKTVDTTGAGDSFVGALLTKIVDDQAILEDEARLKEVLRFACACGAITTTKKGAIPALPTESEALTLLKGGA, translated from the exons ATGGCATTTAACGGTAGTGCTTCTTCTTCTGGTTTGATCGTGAGTTTCGGTGAGATGTTGATCGATTTCGTTCCGACAGTCTCCGGCGTATCCCTTGCCGAGGCTCCCGGATTTTTGAAAGCTCCCGGCGGTGCACCGGCGAACGTCGCCATCGCGGTGACAAGGCTAGGAGGGAAGTCGGCGTTCGTCGGGAAACTCGGCGACGATGAGTTCGGTCACATGCTCGCCGGTATTCTCAAAACGAATGGCGTACAAGCCGACGGGATCAATTTTGACAAGGGCGCAAGGACGGCTTTGGCGTTCGTGACTCTACGCGCCGACGGAGAGCGTGAGTTTATGTTTTACAGGAATCCCAGTGCCGATATGTTGCTCACGCCCGACGAGTTGAATCTTGATCTTATTAGATCT GCTAAGGTGTTCCACTACGGATCAATTAGTTTGATCGTGGAGCCATGTAGATCAGCACATTTGAAGGCAATGGAAGTAGCAAAGGAGGCAGGGGCATTGCTCTCTTATGACCCAAACCTCCGTTTGCCACTTTGGCCTTCGGAAGAGGAGGCGAGGAAGCAAATcaagagtatctggaactatgctgATCTGATCAAGGTCAGTGATGTGGAGCTCGAATTCCTCACTGGAAGTAACAAGATTGATGATGAGTCTGCCATGTCCTTATGGCATCCTAATTTGAAGCTCCTCTTGGTCACCCTTGGTGAGAAGGGTTGCAATTACTACACCAAG AAATTCCATGGAAGCGTTGGGGCATTCCATGTGAAGACTGTTGACACCACTGGAGCTGGTGATTCTTTTGTTGGTGCCCTTCTAACTAAGATTGTTGATGACCAAGCCATTCTTGAG GATGAAGCAAGGTTGAAGGAAGTACTAAGGTTTGCATGTGCATGTGGAGCCATCACAACCACCAAGAAAGGAGCAATCCCAGCTCTGCCTACTGAATCTGAAGCCCTCACTTTGCTCAAGGGAGGAGCATAG
- the LOC129900912 gene encoding protein FAR1-RELATED SEQUENCE 2 isoform X3 produces the protein MDFVVDDHVSGDEEEGTVVELRAVDENAIGGSSSEEALHQVHDVKLDQDLPERADLLLEEAQSLDNSNSDEPYVGLEFESEAAAHAFYNAYATRVGFIIRVSKLSRSRRDGSAIGRALVCNKEGFRMPDKREKIVRQRAETRVGCRAMILVRKISSGKWVVTKFVKEHSHPLCPGKGRRDLIYDQYPNEHDKIRELSQQLAAEKKRSATYKRHLDMIFEHIEEHNQSLSKKIQDIVHNVRELESRDQQHHR, from the exons A TGGACTTTGTTGTTGATGATCACGTCAGTGGTGATGAAGAAGAGGGCACAGTGGTGGAACTCAGAGCAGTAGATGAAAATGCAATTGGAGGAAGTTCCAGTGAGGAAGCACTTCACCAGGTGCATGATGTCAAGTTGGATCAAGACCTTCCTGAAAGGGCAGACCTTTTATTAGAAGAAGCACAATCTCTAGATAATTCAAATTCAGATGAACCTTACGTTGGCCTGGAGTTTGAATCCGAAGCCGCAGCTCATGCATTTTATAATGCATATGCAACAAGAGTGGGTTTTATCATCCGTGTTAGCAAGCTTTCGCGATCTAGGCGCGATGGCTCCGCCATTGGTCGAGCACTAGTTTGCAACAAGGAGGGTTTTAGGATGCCTGATAAGCGGGAAAAGATTGTGCGACAGAGAGCAGAAACTAGAGTTGGTTGCAGAGCAATGATATTAGTTAGAAAAATAAGCTCCGGAAAATGGGTTGTCACAAAATTTGTCAAGGAGCACTCTCATCCATTGTGCCCAGGCAAAGGTCGTAGGGACTTGATCTATGATCAATATCCG AACGAGCATGACAAAATTCGGGAGCTATCTCAACAACTGGCAGCTGAGAAAAAGCGATCTGCAACATATAAGAGGCATTTGGATATGATATTCGAGCACATTGAGGAGCACAATCAATCTCTGTCCAAGAAGATCCAAGATATTGTACACAATGTGAGGGAGTTGGAGTCCAGAGATCAACAACATCATAGATAA
- the LOC129901519 gene encoding stigma-specific STIG1-like protein 3 — MMKLIKFMIVLAITMVLIISLLTMHKSNNPENNPGFQEDEKLSDVKVVPQVVKRMKISRFLAQQEIKNPRAADHCHKDNEICHVLDGSRNSTCCNNKCMDLGYDDHNCGACKKKCRFTETCCRGECVNLSYDKRHCGYCNNRCMTGGYCFYGMCDYA; from the coding sequence ATGATGAAGTTGATCAAATTCATGATTGTTCTAGCCATTACAATGGTCCTCATCATCTCTCTACTCACCATGCACAAATCGAACAACCCTGAAAATAATCCAGGATTTCAGGAGGATGAAAAACTTTCAGACGTGAAAGTTGTACCCCAAGTGGTGAAGAGGATGAAAATAAGTCGATTTCTTGCTCAACAAGAAATCAAGAACCCTAGGGCCGCGGATCACTGCCACAAAGACAACGAGATATGCCACGTGTTGGACGGAAGTCGAAATTCGACATGTTGCAACAACAAATGCATGGATTTAGGGTACGATGATCACAATTGTGGTGCCTGCAAGAAAAAGTGTCGTTTCACAGAGACTTGTTGTAGAGGTGAATGTGTGAATTTGTCTTATGACAAGAGACATTGTGGCTATTGCAATAATAGGTGCATGACAGGAGGATATTGTTTCTATGGAATGTGTGATTATGCCTAA
- the LOC129900912 gene encoding protein FAR1-RELATED SEQUENCE 2 isoform X1, translated as MGLFFFSLEIIFCGFLLVSPVFGGDEEEGTVVELRAVDENAIGGSSSEEALHQVHDVKLDQDLPERADLLLEEAQSLDNSNSDEPYVGLEFESEAAAHAFYNAYATRVGFIIRVSKLSRSRRDGSAIGRALVCNKEGFRMPDKREKIVRQRAETRVGCRAMILVRKISSGKWVVTKFVKEHSHPLCPGKGRRDLIYDQYPNEHDKIRELSQQLAAEKKRSATYKRHLDMIFEHIEEHNQSLSKKIQDIVHNVRELESRDQQHHR; from the exons ATGGGATTGTTCTTTTTCTCTCTGGAGATTATTTTCTGTGGATTTTTATTGGTTTCCCCTGTATTTGG TGGTGATGAAGAAGAGGGCACAGTGGTGGAACTCAGAGCAGTAGATGAAAATGCAATTGGAGGAAGTTCCAGTGAGGAAGCACTTCACCAGGTGCATGATGTCAAGTTGGATCAAGACCTTCCTGAAAGGGCAGACCTTTTATTAGAAGAAGCACAATCTCTAGATAATTCAAATTCAGATGAACCTTACGTTGGCCTGGAGTTTGAATCCGAAGCCGCAGCTCATGCATTTTATAATGCATATGCAACAAGAGTGGGTTTTATCATCCGTGTTAGCAAGCTTTCGCGATCTAGGCGCGATGGCTCCGCCATTGGTCGAGCACTAGTTTGCAACAAGGAGGGTTTTAGGATGCCTGATAAGCGGGAAAAGATTGTGCGACAGAGAGCAGAAACTAGAGTTGGTTGCAGAGCAATGATATTAGTTAGAAAAATAAGCTCCGGAAAATGGGTTGTCACAAAATTTGTCAAGGAGCACTCTCATCCATTGTGCCCAGGCAAAGGTCGTAGGGACTTGATCTATGATCAATATCCG AACGAGCATGACAAAATTCGGGAGCTATCTCAACAACTGGCAGCTGAGAAAAAGCGATCTGCAACATATAAGAGGCATTTGGATATGATATTCGAGCACATTGAGGAGCACAATCAATCTCTGTCCAAGAAGATCCAAGATATTGTACACAATGTGAGGGAGTTGGAGTCCAGAGATCAACAACATCATAGATAA
- the LOC129900912 gene encoding protein FAR1-RELATED SEQUENCE 2 isoform X2 has product MIERAYRLNQVDFVVDDHVSGDEEEGTVVELRAVDENAIGGSSSEEALHQVHDVKLDQDLPERADLLLEEAQSLDNSNSDEPYVGLEFESEAAAHAFYNAYATRVGFIIRVSKLSRSRRDGSAIGRALVCNKEGFRMPDKREKIVRQRAETRVGCRAMILVRKISSGKWVVTKFVKEHSHPLCPGKGRRDLIYDQYPNEHDKIRELSQQLAAEKKRSATYKRHLDMIFEHIEEHNQSLSKKIQDIVHNVRELESRDQQHHR; this is encoded by the exons ATGATAGAAAGGGCTTATAGGTTAAATCAAG TGGACTTTGTTGTTGATGATCACGTCAGTGGTGATGAAGAAGAGGGCACAGTGGTGGAACTCAGAGCAGTAGATGAAAATGCAATTGGAGGAAGTTCCAGTGAGGAAGCACTTCACCAGGTGCATGATGTCAAGTTGGATCAAGACCTTCCTGAAAGGGCAGACCTTTTATTAGAAGAAGCACAATCTCTAGATAATTCAAATTCAGATGAACCTTACGTTGGCCTGGAGTTTGAATCCGAAGCCGCAGCTCATGCATTTTATAATGCATATGCAACAAGAGTGGGTTTTATCATCCGTGTTAGCAAGCTTTCGCGATCTAGGCGCGATGGCTCCGCCATTGGTCGAGCACTAGTTTGCAACAAGGAGGGTTTTAGGATGCCTGATAAGCGGGAAAAGATTGTGCGACAGAGAGCAGAAACTAGAGTTGGTTGCAGAGCAATGATATTAGTTAGAAAAATAAGCTCCGGAAAATGGGTTGTCACAAAATTTGTCAAGGAGCACTCTCATCCATTGTGCCCAGGCAAAGGTCGTAGGGACTTGATCTATGATCAATATCCG AACGAGCATGACAAAATTCGGGAGCTATCTCAACAACTGGCAGCTGAGAAAAAGCGATCTGCAACATATAAGAGGCATTTGGATATGATATTCGAGCACATTGAGGAGCACAATCAATCTCTGTCCAAGAAGATCCAAGATATTGTACACAATGTGAGGGAGTTGGAGTCCAGAGATCAACAACATCATAGATAA
- the LOC129898877 gene encoding B-box zinc finger protein 24-like, translated as MKIQCDVCEKAQATVICCADEAALCAKCDIEVHAANKLASKHQRLHLQCLSNKLPPCDICQDKTAFIFCVEDRALFCKDCDEAIHSASSLAKNHQRFLATGIRVALSSSCNKDAVKTQLEPQPPQQNSHQVGLKMPPQQLSGITSPSWPVDDLLGFPDYESSDKKELLELGEFEWLGDIDLFGEQTAAEVPELSVPQSSNTNNYRPTKYHMPYKKPRIEIPDEDEYFTVPDLG; from the exons ATGAAGATCCAGTGTGATGTGTGTGAGAAAGCTCAAGCTACTGTGATTTGCTGTGCTGATGAGGCTGCTTTGTGTGCAAAATGTGATATTGAAGTTCATGCTGCTAATAAATTGGCAAGCAAGCACCAAAGGCTTCATCTTCAGTGCCTCTCCAACAAGCTTCCTCCTTGTGATATTTGCCAA GATAAAACAGCTTTCATCTTCTGTGTTGAGGATAGAGCTCTCTTTTGCAAAGACTGTGACGAAGCAATTCATTCAGCCAGCAGCCTTGCTAAAAACCACCAACGCTTCTTAGCCACTGGGATCCGTGTAGCCTTGAGCTCAAGCTGCAATAAGGATGCTGTAAAAACCCAGCTGGAGCCACAACCACCTCAACAGAATTCCCATCAAGTTGGCTTAAAAATGCCTCCACAGCAATTGTCCGGTATCACATCACCATCTTGGCCTGTTGATGATTTACTAGGATTTCCAGATTATGAGTCGAGTGACAAG AAGGAGCTACTTGAGCTTGGTGAATTTGAGTGGTTGGGAGACATTGATCTCTTTGGTGAACAAACAGCAGCTGAAGTACCCGAGCTATCAGTACCTCAGTCGAGCAATACAAATAATTACAGGCCAACCAAATATCACATGCCTTACAAGAAGCCCAGAATTGAAATCCCAGATGAAGATGAGTATTTTACCGTCCCAGATCTTGGTTGA